Proteins from one Anopheles nili chromosome 2, idAnoNiliSN_F5_01, whole genome shotgun sequence genomic window:
- the LOC128721843 gene encoding general odorant-binding protein 45-like — translation MATSSWNSVTLGAALLLSILSTAAASFGARRPPPLALLEAQAVCVKYLGICEDRLVQYNNSVYPTDRDTMCMVRCAGLIVGFWDDTHGLKLEGLNSLFPDLAADSGAQHQIMSCAEQRSASCPPEDACARAYHGFRCFLQANQVGFGVKDSSQPQAMVSPSQPFSGMEFMSAVTACTKILRIPPKLEELYRKGVFPNDAHTRCLIRCVGIRTELYDDKQGPNLARLYGLFGGGQTEVDFRRRANVCMDANRPLSEAQDKCAQAYYKLYLCFRDGFGAFTRANCNAM, via the coding sequence ATGGCAACTAGCAGCTGGAATTCGGTCACTCTCGGAGCAGCATTGCTGCTGAGCATTCTTTCCACGGCAGCAGCATCCTTTGGCGCTCGTCGTCCACCACCGCTCGCGTTGTTAGAGGCCCAAGCAGTTTGCGTAAAGTACCTGGGCATCTGTGAGGATCGGCTGGTGCAGTACAACAACAGCGTGTATCCGACCGATCGAGATACGATGTGTATGGTGCGTTGTGCGGGACTGATTGTCGGCTTCTGGGATGACACGCATGGATTGAAGCTGGAGGGTTTGAACAGCTTGTTCCCGGATCTGGCAGCCGACAGTGGTGCTCAGCATCAGATTATGAGCTGCGCTGAACAGCGATCGGCAAGCTGTCCACCAGAGGATGCCTGTGCCAGAGCGTACCACGGATTCCGTTGCTTTCTGCAGGCCAACCAGGTCGGGTTTGGCGTGAAGGACTCTTCTCAACCACAAGCGATGGTGTCTCCTTCGCAGCCATTTAGCGGGATGGAGTTCATGAGTGCGGTTACTGCGTGTACGAAAATACTGCGAATACCGCCCAAGCTCGAGGAGCTGTACAGGAAAGGTGTCTTTCCAAACGACGCCCACACGCGCTGCCTCATCCGATGCGTGGGCATACGGACCGAGCTGTACGACGACAAGCAGGGTCCGAACTTGGCCCGATTGTATGGGCTCTTTGGAGGCGGCCAAACGGAAGTCGATTTCCGTCGGCGTGCCAACGTCTGCATGGACGCCAATCGGCCACTTTCAGAGGCGCAAGACAAGTGCGCCCAGGCCTACTACAAATTGTACCTGTGCTTTAGAGACGGTTTTGGTGCGTTCACCCGCGCGAACTGCAACGCCATGTAG
- the LOC128721852 gene encoding uncharacterized protein LOC128721852 — translation MKSFAIGSLTVLLVFSIALGSTKADSTIFGHDPVHYQMPAASTFVVSDFLQFLQTAVTCLNKLRIPEERFPLYLAGVFPNCPETQCFVRCLSANLHLYCDETGSDIDRHYLQYGMGQDYNCFRQKAEQCLAANTSPCNDPCESAYKQELCFLDEFRKYVDTNMNSLIAAVAVEKAENGVVHYNMLARC, via the coding sequence atgaaatcgtTTGCGATCGGTAGCTTGACCGTGCTGCTGGTTTTCAGCATCGCCCTCGGTTCCACCAAGGCGGACTCGACCATCTTTGGTCACGATCCGGTGCACTATCAAATGCCAGCCGCCTCCACGTTCGTGGTGTCCGACTTCTTGCAATTCCTCCAGACGGCCGTAACCTGCCTCAACAAGCTGCGCATTCCGGAGGAACGGTTCCCGCTCTATCTGGCCGGTGTGTTCCCGAACTGCCCAGAGACGCAGTGCTTTGTGCGCTGCCTTTCGGCCAACCTGCATCTGTACTGCGACGAAACGGGCTCGGACATCGATCGCCACTACCTGCAGTACGGCATGGGACAGGACTACAACTGCTTCCGGCAGAAGGCGGAACAGTGCCTGGCCGCCAACACCTCGCCGTGCAACGACCCGTGTGAGTCCGCGTACAAGCAGGAGCTGTGCTTCCTCGACGAGTTCCGCAAGTACGTCGACACCAACATGAACTCGCTCATCGCTGCCGTCGCCGTGGAAAAGGCAGAAAACGGTGTCGTCCACTACAACATGCTGGCCCGTTGCTAG